From Tachypleus tridentatus isolate NWPU-2018 chromosome 8, ASM421037v1, whole genome shotgun sequence, a single genomic window includes:
- the LOC143222973 gene encoding small nuclear ribonucleoprotein Sm D2 isoform X1: protein MSLLQKPKSEMTPEELAKREDEEFNTGPMSVLTQSVKNNTQVLINCRNNKKLLGRVKAFDRHCNMVLENVKEMWTEMPKTGKGKKKAKPVNKDRYISKMFLRGDSVILVLRNPLAGQRP from the exons ATGTC ACTTCTTCAGAAACCCAAGAGCGAGATGACTCCAGAAGAGTTAGCAAAGAGAGAAGATGAAGAGTTCAACACTGGCCCAATGTCAGTTTTAACCCAGTCTGTGAAAAACAATAcccaagttttgataaactgtaGAAACAACAAAAAGCTTTTGGGACGAGTCAAGGCTTTTGATAG GCACTGTAACATGGTTTTAGAGAATGTCAAGGAAATGTGGACTGAAATGCCAAAAACTGGTAAAGGAAAGAAGAAGGCGAAGCCTGTAAATAAAGACAGATATATTTCTAAGATGTTTCTGAGAGGTGACTCTGTCATTTTGGTTTTGAGAAATCCACTAGCTGGTCAGAGGCCATGA
- the LOC143222973 gene encoding small nuclear ribonucleoprotein Sm D2 isoform X2, producing the protein MSLLQKPKSEMTPEELAKREDEEFNTGPMSVLTQSVKNNTQVLINCRNNKKLLGRVKAFDRHCNMVLENVKEMWTEMPKTGKGKKKAKPVNKDRYISKMFLRGDSVILVLRNPLAGQRP; encoded by the exons ACTTCTTCAGAAACCCAAGAGCGAGATGACTCCAGAAGAGTTAGCAAAGAGAGAAGATGAAGAGTTCAACACTGGCCCAATGTCAGTTTTAACCCAGTCTGTGAAAAACAATAcccaagttttgataaactgtaGAAACAACAAAAAGCTTTTGGGACGAGTCAAGGCTTTTGATAG GCACTGTAACATGGTTTTAGAGAATGTCAAGGAAATGTGGACTGAAATGCCAAAAACTGGTAAAGGAAAGAAGAAGGCGAAGCCTGTAAATAAAGACAGATATATTTCTAAGATGTTTCTGAGAGGTGACTCTGTCATTTTGGTTTTGAGAAATCCACTAGCTGGTCAGAGGCCATGA